Proteins from one Scyliorhinus canicula chromosome 6, sScyCan1.1, whole genome shotgun sequence genomic window:
- the rsad2 gene encoding radical S-adenosyl methionine domain-containing protein 2, with protein MYVVICIRLLLQVCIDWVGELSRWLMKFRALGKYGIWERGRQRVKRGEVKSSARATTPTSVNYHFTRQCNYKCGFCFHTAKTSFVMPLEEAKKGLKLLKEAGMEKINFSGGEPFLHNRGEFLGKLVQYCKQELKLPSVSVVSNGSRITEKWFKNYGKDLDILAVSCDSFEEDTNRLIGRGQGNKNHIENLLKVRTWCKDYKVAFKINSVCNRFNVEEDMNEQIRMLNPVRWKVFQCLLIEGENAGEEALRHAETFIISSEAFQKFLERHKEIKCLVPESNEKMRDSYLILDEYMRFLDCTQGRKDPSKSILDVGVENAIKFSGFDEKMFFKRGGKYIWSKADMHLEW; from the exons ATGTACGTGGTTATTTGCATCAGACTTCTGCTGCAGGTTTGCATCGACTGGGTGGGCGAACTCTCCCGGTGGCTGATGAAGTTCAGAGCCTTGGGTAAATATGGGATATGGGAGAGAGGGCGGCAAAGAGTGAAGCGGGGCGAGGTGAAGAGCAGCGCGCGGGCGACAACCCCCACCAGTGTCAATTACCATTTCACCCGCCAGTGCAACTACAAGTGCGGCTTCTGTTTCCACACCGCCAAGACATCTTTCGTGATGCCCCTGGAAGAAGCCAAAAAGGGGTTGAAACTGCTCAAGGAAGCTG GTATGGAAAAAATCAACTTTTCGGGAGGAGAACCTTTCCTGCACAATCGCGGGGAGTTTCTCGGCAAGCTGGTGCAGTATTGTAAACAGGAACTGAAACTGCCCAGTGTCAGCGTTGTGAGTAATGGAAGTCGTATCACCGAGAAGTGGTTCAAAAATTAtg GTAAGGATTTGGACATTTTGGCTGTTTCATGTGACAGTTTTGAAGAGGACACTAATCGTCTGATAGGCCGTGGGCAGGGGAACAAAAATCACATCGAGAACCTCCTCAAGGTCAGAACATGGTGCAAGGACTACAAAGTGGCCTTTAAAATCAACTCTGTCTGCAACAGATTCAATGTTGAAGAGGATATGAATGAACAAATCAGGATGTTGAATCCAGTAAGATGGAAG GTATTCCAGTGCTTATTGATTGAAGGGGAGAATGCTGGAGAAGAAGCCCTGAGACATGCAGAAACATTTATTATCAGCAGCGAAGCTTTTCAGAAATTTTTGGAGAGGCATAAAGAGATTAAGTGCCTCGTGCCTGAATCAAATGAGAAG atgcgagATTCGTACCTCATCCTTGATGAATAT ATGCGCTTCTTAGATTGTACTCAAGGCAGAAAAGATCCATCCAAATCTATCTTGGATGTAGGAGTCGAGAATGCTATCAAATTTAGTGGGTTTGATGAGAAGATGTTTTTTAAACGTGGGGGTAAATATATCTGGAGCAAAGCAGATATGCACTTGGAATGGTAA